Proteins encoded by one window of Psychromonas sp. L1A2:
- a CDS encoding monovalent cation/H+ antiporter subunit D, producing the protein MSLFDHLVIFPVLIPFFVAVALLFPGLSNSLSKQRVVSITANILMVVVAFSLLFKVQAQGIQVYALGDWSAPFGIVLVADLFSVLMVCLSAILGLAVTMYASAGEDKTGAFFHTLIMFQLMGINGAFLTGDAFNLFVFFEVLLIASYSLMIHGGGKQRTQANIHYVFLNLIGSSLFLFALGTLYGTLGTLNFADMADRIPLLSSNELLIAKSGALLLLAVFGLKAAMLPLHFWLPKAYSSTSTPVAALFAIMTKVGIYSIWRVHGVIFGDQAGELANIALPWLWPIALLTIAIGAIAVLASKSLRVLCSNLVIVSVGTLLVTISLNTVQATSAGIYYLLHSTIACAAMFLLAGLIQQQRGQAEDRFVAARAMPQAGILGFIFALLAIALIGMPPLSGFVGKALILQSVTNASEAMWVFPIILVGGLIALIALSRAGTSLFWRTNGENTSALKGHPLQYLAIGLLVVILPLMVIFGGPVSDYTQLAAEQLKAGLSLQQLNEVAK; encoded by the coding sequence ATGAGTTTGTTTGACCACTTAGTTATTTTCCCAGTATTAATACCTTTTTTTGTGGCTGTTGCTCTACTTTTTCCAGGTTTAAGTAACTCCTTAAGCAAACAACGTGTAGTGAGCATCACCGCTAATATTTTAATGGTCGTGGTTGCCTTTTCGCTACTATTCAAAGTTCAGGCACAAGGTATTCAAGTGTATGCACTTGGTGATTGGTCCGCTCCTTTTGGCATTGTATTAGTCGCTGATCTATTCTCGGTATTAATGGTTTGTTTAAGTGCTATTTTAGGCTTAGCGGTTACCATGTACGCGAGTGCTGGAGAAGATAAAACTGGCGCGTTTTTTCACACACTCATTATGTTCCAACTAATGGGGATTAACGGGGCATTTTTAACCGGTGATGCGTTTAACTTATTTGTGTTTTTCGAAGTGTTGTTAATCGCTTCGTACTCTCTCATGATACACGGAGGGGGCAAGCAACGGACACAAGCTAATATCCATTATGTATTTCTTAACTTAATTGGTTCATCTTTATTTTTATTTGCACTAGGTACATTGTACGGCACGTTAGGGACACTTAATTTTGCTGATATGGCTGATAGAATTCCACTGCTCTCCAGCAACGAATTACTGATTGCCAAGTCAGGGGCCTTATTGTTATTGGCAGTTTTTGGCTTGAAAGCGGCGATGCTTCCCTTGCACTTTTGGTTGCCTAAGGCTTACTCGTCTACAAGTACACCAGTCGCTGCATTATTTGCGATTATGACTAAAGTGGGTATTTATAGTATTTGGCGAGTACATGGAGTGATATTTGGTGACCAAGCTGGTGAACTGGCGAATATCGCCTTACCATGGTTGTGGCCGATTGCTTTATTAACGATTGCTATTGGTGCCATTGCAGTACTCGCGAGTAAAAGTTTGCGGGTGCTTTGTAGTAACTTGGTCATCGTATCCGTCGGTACGCTATTGGTGACCATTAGTTTGAACACAGTACAGGCCACTTCAGCAGGAATTTATTACTTACTACATAGTACAATCGCTTGTGCTGCTATGTTCTTGTTAGCAGGATTAATCCAACAACAACGTGGTCAAGCAGAAGATCGTTTTGTTGCCGCTAGAGCAATGCCACAAGCAGGCATTTTGGGCTTTATTTTTGCTTTATTAGCCATCGCTTTAATTGGTATGCCGCCACTATCAGGGTTTGTTGGTAAAGCATTGATTTTACAGTCAGTCACTAACGCAAGTGAGGCAATGTGGGTTTTCCCAATTATACTAGTGGGAGGATTGATTGCTTTAATCGCCTTATCACGTGCGGGTACCTCATTGTTTTGGCGAACCAATGGTGAAAACACTAGTGCACTAAAAGGTCATCCACTTCAATATTTAGCCATTGGTTTATTGGTCGTGATACTCCCTTTGATGGTTATTTTTGGAGGACCAGTAAGTGATTATACGCAATTGGCTGCAGAGCAACTTAAAGCAGGTTTGAGTTTACAACAACTTAACGAGGTCGCTAAATAA
- a CDS encoding monovalent cation/H+ antiporter subunit A, with protein MHYFWVPFLPMFGIIVPLLANKLNRSACTLATALLPALALCLIFLDLPAVLDGESFSKSIEWIPQLGLSLSFRLDGLAALFSILILGIGLLVILYARYYLSEKDHMGRFYCYLIMFMTAMLGIVMSNNMLQLWFYWELTSISSFLLIGFWSHNSDARKGARMALTITGAGGLALLAGIILLGQVVGSYELDVVLNSGELVKQSPYYLAILSLFLIGAFTKSAQFPFHFWLPHAMAAPTPVSAYLHSATMVKAGIFLLARFYPVLAGTEVWFVVVSLTGLFTMLLGAYTALFKHDLKGLLAYSTISHLGLIVLLLGLNTELAAIAAIFHIMNHAVFKASLFMAAGIIDHESGSRDMRKINGLWKYMPITATLAMVASASMAGVPLLNGFLSKEMFFAETLEQSILGSMSWLIPVLATIAAAFSVAYSLRFIHDVFFNGEPKGLTKTPHEPPRYMRVPVEILVTICLLVGIFPNYTIGPLLQSTSLAVLNHTLPEYSLAIWHGLNLPLLMSGMAIMGGVAIYLNRKHLFKFAGMFPDIDAKLVFEGCIQACVTWAQKITMILENGSLQRYAFCLCFFALLLIAPPLFELDTTRGSVPGTPINGAVLVAAILIIAGSLATIIWSHYRLIALLMLSLVGLVVSITFAYFSAPDLALTQLSVEIVTVILLLLALYFFPQQTPTSKSRPSHFVRDLTVASFIGCIIGSICFALMTHPLDSISAFFLANAKTGGGGTNVVNVILVDFRGFDTFGEITVLGIAALGIHKLIARMRLSVRTKDYAGRLWAKDKYPVLLSVVSQSLLPLFLLISAYIFMRGHNLPGGGFIAGLITSIALIQQYLAHGVDWMAKRVSVSYHYMIAIGLTIAGLTGLGSWIFGRPFLTSWFEYVSLPWIGKFELASALVFDIGVYFTVIGATLLILASLGKLTTTERLTVGER; from the coding sequence ATGCATTATTTCTGGGTGCCATTTTTACCCATGTTCGGGATTATCGTTCCCTTACTCGCCAATAAACTTAATCGTAGCGCATGTACGCTGGCAACGGCCTTGTTACCGGCTTTAGCGCTTTGCTTGATTTTTCTCGATTTACCAGCGGTATTGGATGGGGAGTCTTTTAGCAAGAGTATTGAGTGGATCCCTCAATTAGGTTTATCGTTATCATTTCGGCTCGATGGCTTAGCTGCATTATTCAGTATATTGATCTTGGGGATTGGTCTACTGGTTATTTTATATGCGCGTTACTATTTATCTGAAAAAGACCATATGGGGCGTTTTTACTGTTATTTGATTATGTTTATGACGGCCATGCTCGGCATTGTTATGTCAAACAACATGCTACAACTCTGGTTCTATTGGGAGTTAACCAGTATTAGCTCGTTCCTGCTAATTGGTTTTTGGTCACATAATAGTGATGCACGTAAAGGCGCTAGAATGGCGCTGACTATTACCGGTGCTGGTGGTTTAGCGTTATTAGCTGGGATTATCCTATTAGGTCAGGTCGTTGGTAGTTACGAATTAGATGTTGTCCTCAACAGTGGTGAGTTGGTAAAACAAAGTCCTTATTATTTAGCTATTTTAAGTCTATTTTTAATTGGTGCATTTACTAAATCTGCCCAATTCCCATTTCATTTTTGGTTGCCTCACGCAATGGCTGCTCCTACGCCGGTCAGTGCTTATTTGCACTCGGCGACTATGGTAAAAGCAGGTATTTTCTTGTTAGCGCGTTTTTACCCAGTATTAGCCGGCACGGAAGTGTGGTTTGTGGTGGTCTCTTTAACCGGTTTATTTACTATGTTATTGGGGGCTTACACTGCATTATTTAAACATGATTTAAAAGGGCTGTTAGCTTATTCGACTATCAGTCATCTTGGTTTGATCGTACTGTTACTTGGCTTAAATACCGAATTAGCTGCGATTGCTGCAATATTTCACATCATGAATCATGCCGTTTTTAAAGCGTCATTATTTATGGCTGCAGGTATTATTGACCATGAATCTGGTTCGCGAGATATGCGTAAAATTAATGGGCTATGGAAATACATGCCTATCACTGCGACGTTAGCGATGGTTGCCTCTGCATCGATGGCAGGTGTGCCTCTGTTGAATGGATTTTTATCTAAAGAAATGTTCTTTGCTGAAACCTTAGAACAAAGCATTTTAGGCTCTATGTCTTGGTTAATTCCTGTTTTAGCGACGATTGCCGCTGCCTTTTCTGTCGCTTATTCACTGCGCTTCATTCATGATGTGTTTTTTAACGGTGAGCCTAAAGGCTTAACTAAAACACCACACGAGCCACCACGTTATATGCGTGTTCCTGTGGAAATTTTAGTGACGATTTGTTTGTTGGTCGGTATTTTTCCTAACTATACTATTGGTCCATTGTTACAAAGTACTTCATTGGCGGTCCTTAACCATACGTTACCTGAATATAGTTTAGCCATTTGGCATGGATTGAATCTCCCATTGCTAATGAGTGGGATGGCGATTATGGGTGGTGTTGCGATTTACTTGAACCGTAAACATTTATTTAAATTTGCAGGGATGTTTCCTGATATTGATGCAAAATTAGTATTTGAAGGTTGTATTCAGGCTTGTGTAACGTGGGCGCAAAAAATAACCATGATATTAGAAAACGGTTCTTTACAGCGTTATGCTTTTTGTCTTTGTTTCTTCGCTTTATTGCTGATAGCACCGCCTTTGTTTGAACTCGATACAACGAGAGGAAGTGTGCCCGGTACGCCTATCAATGGTGCTGTACTTGTTGCTGCTATTTTGATTATTGCAGGTTCGCTCGCCACCATTATTTGGAGCCATTACCGTCTCATTGCGTTATTAATGCTGTCACTAGTCGGTTTAGTCGTTTCGATAACCTTTGCTTACTTCTCTGCTCCCGACTTAGCGCTTACTCAACTATCGGTAGAAATTGTAACGGTTATTTTGTTATTGCTGGCGCTTTATTTTTTCCCTCAGCAAACCCCAACGAGTAAAAGTCGTCCTAGTCATTTTGTACGCGACTTGACCGTGGCATCATTCATAGGCTGTATTATTGGTAGTATTTGTTTTGCTTTAATGACCCATCCTTTGGATAGTATTTCTGCATTCTTCTTGGCTAATGCGAAAACAGGCGGTGGCGGAACCAATGTGGTGAACGTTATTCTGGTTGATTTCCGTGGTTTTGATACTTTTGGCGAGATAACGGTACTTGGGATTGCTGCATTAGGTATTCACAAGCTAATTGCTCGCATGCGTTTATCAGTGCGCACTAAAGATTACGCTGGGCGATTATGGGCTAAAGATAAATATCCTGTATTATTATCGGTTGTCTCACAAAGTTTGTTGCCACTATTTTTGCTTATTTCAGCTTATATATTTATGCGCGGACACAATTTACCTGGCGGTGGTTTCATTGCTGGTTTAATTACTTCGATTGCGCTAATTCAACAATATCTGGCACACGGTGTTGATTGGATGGCTAAAAGAGTCAGTGTGAGTTATCACTATATGATCGCGATTGGACTAACGATCGCTGGATTAACTGGCTTGGGTAGTTGGATCTTTGGTAGACCGTTCTTAACCTCTTGGTTTGAATATGTTTCGTTACCTTGGATAGGTAAATTCGAGCTTGCTAGTGCATTGGTATTTGATATCGGTGTTTACTTCACTGTTATTGGTGCGACATTGCTTATATTAGCGAGCTTAGGCAAGTTAACGACAACAGAACGACTCACAGTAGGAGAAAGATAA
- the msrB gene encoding peptide-methionine (R)-S-oxide reductase MsrB, whose product MSEFKKPSQDELKQQLNNLQYQVTQEEGTEPPFNNLYWDNTAPGIYVDIVSGEPLFSSLDKFDAHCGWPSFTQPIAQIELTEKIDTKLFSQRTEVRSTGADSHLGHVFDDGPAPTGLRYCINSASLRFIEKDKMAEQGYADLLSLFE is encoded by the coding sequence ATGAGCGAATTTAAAAAACCATCGCAAGACGAATTAAAACAACAATTAAACAATCTTCAATATCAAGTGACGCAAGAAGAGGGCACAGAGCCTCCTTTTAATAATTTATATTGGGATAACACTGCACCAGGCATTTATGTTGATATTGTGTCAGGTGAGCCATTATTCAGTTCGTTAGATAAGTTTGATGCACATTGTGGTTGGCCAAGTTTTACGCAGCCTATTGCACAAATAGAATTGACGGAAAAAATTGATACTAAACTATTTTCTCAACGCACCGAAGTCAGAAGTACCGGTGCAGACTCTCATTTGGGACATGTCTTTGACGACGGACCAGCACCAACAGGTTTACGTTACTGTATCAACTCTGCTTCATTACGTTTTATTGAAAAAGATAAAATGGCAGAACAAGGTTATGCAGACTTATTAAGTTTATTTGAATAA
- the birA gene encoding bifunctional biotin--[acetyl-CoA-carboxylase] ligase/biotin operon repressor BirA produces the protein MSELNEKGNQLIALLADGEFHSGEKIGELLGVSRTSVNNYIKALQEIGLDIYKVTGKGYCSAVPLTLLNQHIIQQVSGVDNVHVEQILESTNQYLLDKLPNISNGQTCIAEYQAAGRGRRGREWVSPFASHLYFSMYWRLEAGIDKASGLSLLVGIATVNALEKLGLHGVGLKWPNDLYYQGKKLAGILIELNAQASDVCHSVIGIGINVRMPEQQGKLIDQPWIDLNNISTQPVDRNQLSGLLIKELHSLLSDYEEKGLAPFLDRWFELDYFLNKQVNLIVADNVQTGICRGINEQGALLLEIDNEIKPYIGGEISLRLANN, from the coding sequence ATGTCTGAATTAAATGAAAAAGGTAATCAACTCATTGCTTTACTCGCTGATGGAGAGTTTCACTCTGGTGAAAAAATTGGTGAACTGTTAGGTGTATCAAGAACCTCTGTTAATAACTATATAAAAGCGTTGCAGGAAATCGGTTTAGATATTTATAAAGTCACTGGTAAAGGTTATTGCAGTGCCGTTCCTCTAACCTTACTAAATCAACACATCATCCAACAAGTGAGTGGCGTAGATAATGTCCATGTAGAGCAAATTCTTGAATCCACTAATCAATATTTATTGGATAAATTACCGAACATTAGCAACGGCCAAACTTGTATAGCAGAGTACCAAGCTGCAGGGCGTGGTCGTAGAGGCAGAGAATGGGTTTCTCCTTTTGCTTCTCATTTATATTTTTCAATGTACTGGCGTTTAGAAGCTGGCATAGATAAAGCTTCGGGTTTAAGTTTGCTGGTGGGCATTGCAACGGTTAATGCATTAGAAAAGCTAGGATTACATGGTGTAGGCTTAAAGTGGCCTAATGATCTTTATTATCAAGGGAAAAAGCTCGCAGGAATCTTGATAGAGTTAAACGCACAAGCCTCGGACGTTTGTCATAGTGTCATTGGTATTGGTATTAATGTGAGAATGCCTGAGCAGCAAGGTAAATTAATTGACCAACCTTGGATAGATTTAAATAATATCAGTACACAACCTGTTGACCGTAATCAGTTGTCAGGCTTGCTTATTAAAGAACTACACTCTTTATTAAGTGATTATGAAGAAAAAGGCTTAGCCCCATTTTTAGATCGTTGGTTTGAATTGGATTACTTTCTTAATAAACAAGTTAATTTAATTGTTGCTGATAATGTACAAACGGGCATTTGCAGAGGTATTAATGAGCAAGGCGCTTTATTGCTAGAAATAGACAATGAAATAAAACCTTACATAGGTGGTGAAATATCCTTACGTTTGGCGAATAATTAG
- a CDS encoding GNAT family N-acetyltransferase, producing MDLNSLQFSQLQKEHIPLVNQFYKQVYKKGLANKSEQVFVLKTTQILCAARLKEVQGSLLLTGVACLEEHRKQGLASLLITHLLTTQQQNIYCFPYPHLQVFYEKLGFTLYDPEQLPERLGSQYQNYNNRKHLLCMVHKH from the coding sequence ATGGACCTTAATTCACTGCAATTTAGCCAGTTACAAAAAGAACACATTCCTTTGGTAAATCAATTTTATAAGCAGGTTTATAAGAAGGGCCTTGCGAATAAAAGCGAGCAAGTGTTTGTATTGAAAACAACCCAAATACTGTGTGCAGCACGTTTAAAAGAAGTACAAGGTAGTTTGCTATTAACTGGAGTGGCTTGTTTAGAGGAACATCGTAAACAAGGCCTCGCAAGCTTGTTGATTACTCATTTATTAACAACACAGCAACAGAATATTTATTGCTTTCCTTATCCACACTTGCAAGTATTTTATGAAAAGCTTGGTTTTACACTTTACGATCCTGAGCAGTTACCCGAAAGATTAGGTAGTCAATATCAAAATTATAATAATCGTAAACATTTGTTATGCATGGTTCATAAGCATTAG
- the murB gene encoding UDP-N-acetylmuramate dehydrogenase — protein sequence MIEKNSSLKAFNSFSIDAHAHLLFHFQQLSELPQLLALIKKTRAANKPILVLGGGSNTLFCNDFSGLVIKVELMGITQSEHNQDYLLEVAAGEDWHELVEDTVAQGIDGLENLALIPGVVGAAPVQNIGAYGVEFKDFCTSVDYIDLEEGTLKTLSNEGCLFAYRDSIFKGELKDRALITSVSLKLPKQWQAHCRYGLLQGLDETESSVSAQQIFDSVCRIRSEKLPDPKVLGNAGSFFKNPIVSDNLSEQLLSHHPDMPHYPQHDGSVKLAAGWLIDQCGLKGKKIGGAAVHLQQALVLINEDGKATASDVIQLAWHVREQVLHKFAVLLEHEVRFIDAQGETNLLQVIENV from the coding sequence ATGATTGAAAAAAACAGCTCGCTCAAGGCTTTTAATAGCTTTTCAATTGATGCTCATGCGCATCTCCTTTTTCATTTTCAGCAATTATCTGAATTACCTCAATTATTGGCATTAATTAAAAAAACACGCGCAGCGAACAAACCTATTTTAGTATTAGGTGGTGGAAGCAATACGTTATTTTGTAATGACTTTAGCGGCTTGGTGATTAAAGTTGAATTAATGGGCATAACTCAAAGCGAACATAATCAAGATTACTTGTTAGAAGTGGCTGCCGGTGAAGATTGGCATGAACTTGTAGAAGATACGGTTGCACAGGGTATTGATGGTTTAGAAAACCTTGCATTGATTCCAGGTGTTGTAGGCGCTGCACCAGTACAAAATATTGGTGCTTATGGTGTTGAATTTAAAGACTTCTGTACTAGCGTAGACTATATTGATTTAGAAGAGGGCACACTTAAAACCCTTAGCAATGAAGGTTGTTTGTTTGCTTACCGAGACAGTATTTTTAAAGGTGAATTAAAAGATCGTGCATTAATTACGTCAGTTTCACTTAAATTGCCTAAGCAATGGCAAGCACATTGTCGATACGGTTTATTACAAGGGCTTGATGAAACTGAGTCATCAGTGAGCGCACAACAAATTTTTGATAGTGTGTGTCGTATTCGCAGCGAAAAATTACCCGATCCTAAAGTGCTAGGTAATGCTGGTAGCTTCTTTAAAAATCCTATTGTTAGTGACAACTTGAGTGAACAACTGTTATCTCATCATCCTGATATGCCACATTATCCACAGCATGACGGTTCGGTAAAATTGGCCGCAGGTTGGTTAATTGACCAATGCGGGTTAAAAGGTAAAAAAATAGGTGGCGCCGCCGTTCATTTGCAACAAGCATTAGTACTTATTAACGAAGATGGTAAAGCAACGGCATCCGATGTTATTCAATTAGCATGGCATGTTAGAGAGCAAGTCTTACATAAGTTCGCTGTATTGTTAGAGCATGAAGTTCGATTTATTGATGCGCAAGGTGAAACCAATTTGCTACAGGTAATAGAAAATGTCTGA
- a CDS encoding Na+/H+ antiporter subunit C has product MELVYAVCVGFMSTCGIFLMLRGHTFTLVIGLTLLSYAVNLFLFASGGLTIGAPAVLSSSENYADPLPQALVLTAIVIGFAMTAFAVILAMRGRADLGSDHVDGLEPFDPLAEDKS; this is encoded by the coding sequence ATGGAATTAGTCTACGCAGTTTGTGTCGGCTTCATGAGTACCTGTGGCATCTTTTTAATGCTACGTGGTCATACTTTTACATTAGTTATTGGGCTTACTTTATTGTCTTACGCGGTTAACTTGTTTTTATTTGCCAGTGGTGGACTAACCATCGGCGCACCAGCAGTACTTAGCAGTAGTGAAAATTACGCAGATCCACTACCGCAGGCGTTAGTACTAACGGCGATTGTTATTGGCTTTGCCATGACCGCTTTTGCTGTGATTTTAGCAATGCGAGGACGCGCAGATTTAGGCAGTGATCACGTAGATGGTTTAGAACCTTTTGACCCTTTAGCTGAGGATAAATCCTAA
- a CDS encoding MBL fold metallo-hydrolase produces the protein MKIVVIPVTPYQQNCSLVICEETNKAAIVDPGGEVERILSAVKNHNVTVDKIILTHGHLDHVGGTEALAESLNIPVIGPEKEDAFWLNELEQQSKMFGFPKATSFLPTRWLEEGDHVEVGNIKLSVLHIPGHTPGHITLFDAVSKQIIVGDILFNGAVGRSDFPRGNHQQLISGIKQKLLTLPEETVVFPGHGPTTTIGREKISNPYLR, from the coding sequence ATGAAAATAGTGGTTATCCCCGTCACCCCTTATCAACAAAATTGCAGCTTAGTGATTTGTGAAGAAACAAACAAAGCGGCCATTGTTGATCCTGGTGGAGAAGTTGAACGCATTTTAAGTGCCGTTAAGAATCATAATGTTACTGTGGATAAAATCATCTTAACGCATGGCCATTTAGATCATGTTGGTGGTACTGAAGCGTTGGCAGAAAGTTTAAATATACCGGTGATTGGCCCAGAAAAAGAAGATGCATTTTGGCTAAATGAATTAGAGCAACAAAGTAAAATGTTTGGTTTCCCTAAGGCAACAAGCTTTTTACCAACACGATGGTTAGAAGAAGGTGATCACGTTGAAGTGGGTAATATAAAACTCAGCGTGTTACATATTCCAGGGCATACACCAGGCCACATCACACTTTTTGATGCTGTGAGTAAGCAGATTATTGTTGGTGATATTTTATTTAATGGCGCTGTTGGTCGTTCTGATTTCCCACGAGGCAATCATCAACAACTCATATCAGGCATTAAACAGAAGTTATTAACATTACCAGAAGAAACGGTTGTATTTCCCGGTCATGGTCCAACAACCACCATTGGTAGAGAGAAAATTAGCAATCCTTATTTACGTTAG
- the leuA gene encoding 2-isopropylmalate synthase: MSEQVIIFDTTLRDGEQALSASLTVKEKLKIAFALERLGVDIMEVGFPISSPGDFESVQTIAREVKNSRVCALSRALPKDIDAAAEALKVADAFRIHTFISTSTIHVESKLKRTFDDVLEMAVNAVKYARNFTDDVEFSCEDAGRTPIDNLCRMVEQAIKAGATTINIPDTVGYTYPSEFGGIIKTLFDRVPNIDQAVISVHCHDDLGMSVANSITAVENGARQIECTMNGIGERAGNCSLEEVAMILHTRQAKMGYKTNINPIEIARTSQLVSQICNMPIQSNKAIVGANAFSHSSGIHQDGVLKAQNTYEIITPESVGILTNKLNLTSRSGRHVIQHRMQELGYRDTDYDLEELYTSFLALADKKGQVFDYDLEALMFFNQIENQPEYYKLSSINVQSGTSVVATATVVMEIGKDKRVVEAATGNGPIDATYQCLMRISGLDINMSSYKITSKGEGKDALGQVDIVASYNGQKFHGIGLSTDIIESSAKALVHVMNHIHLAKAVEVKKKHLTQV, translated from the coding sequence ATGTCTGAACAAGTTATTATTTTCGACACCACGTTACGTGACGGTGAACAGGCCTTAAGCGCGAGCCTGACAGTAAAAGAAAAACTTAAGATTGCCTTTGCACTAGAACGCTTAGGTGTCGATATTATGGAAGTCGGCTTCCCAATCTCATCCCCTGGTGATTTTGAGTCAGTACAAACAATCGCACGAGAAGTCAAAAATAGCCGTGTATGTGCACTTTCTCGTGCATTACCAAAAGATATTGATGCTGCCGCTGAAGCATTAAAAGTCGCAGACGCTTTCCGTATTCATACCTTCATTTCCACATCAACCATCCATGTAGAAAGTAAATTAAAACGTACTTTTGATGATGTACTAGAAATGGCCGTAAATGCAGTTAAGTATGCTCGTAACTTTACTGATGATGTTGAATTCTCTTGTGAAGATGCAGGCCGTACTCCCATTGACAATTTATGCAGAATGGTTGAGCAAGCCATTAAAGCCGGTGCTACTACCATTAATATCCCTGATACTGTCGGTTACACTTACCCAAGTGAATTTGGCGGTATTATTAAAACGTTATTTGACCGTGTCCCTAATATTGACCAAGCAGTAATTTCTGTTCATTGCCATGATGATTTGGGCATGTCGGTTGCTAACTCGATCACCGCAGTTGAAAATGGTGCACGCCAAATTGAATGTACCATGAACGGTATTGGTGAACGTGCAGGTAACTGTTCACTTGAAGAAGTGGCGATGATCTTACATACACGCCAAGCTAAAATGGGTTATAAAACAAATATTAACCCCATTGAAATTGCCCGTACGAGTCAATTAGTCAGTCAAATTTGTAATATGCCGATTCAATCTAATAAAGCAATTGTGGGTGCCAATGCCTTTTCTCATTCATCGGGTATTCATCAAGATGGCGTATTAAAAGCACAGAATACTTACGAAATCATCACACCGGAAAGTGTTGGCATTTTAACCAATAAATTAAACTTAACGTCTCGGTCTGGCCGTCATGTTATTCAACATCGCATGCAAGAATTAGGTTACCGCGACACGGATTACGACTTAGAAGAGTTGTACACAAGCTTCCTAGCGTTAGCGGATAAAAAAGGCCAAGTCTTTGATTACGACTTAGAAGCGTTAATGTTTTTTAATCAAATTGAAAATCAGCCTGAATATTACAAATTATCCAGCATCAACGTACAATCAGGTACCAGCGTCGTAGCAACGGCCACGGTTGTGATGGAAATAGGTAAAGATAAGCGTGTAGTAGAGGCAGCAACAGGTAACGGCCCTATTGATGCAACTTATCAATGTTTAATGCGTATTTCAGGGTTAGACATCAATATGAGCTCTTATAAAATCACCAGTAAAGGTGAAGGAAAAGATGCACTTGGCCAAGTGGATATTGTTGCGTCTTATAATGGACAAAAGTTTCATGGTATTGGTTTATCAACCGATATTATCGAATCATCAGCAAAAGCATTAGTCCATGTAATGAATCATATTCACCTTGCTAAAGCCGTTGAAGTTAAAAAGAAACATCTAACTCAAGTTTAA